A genomic region of Fusarium falciforme chromosome 4, complete sequence contains the following coding sequences:
- a CDS encoding uncharacterized protein (Related to suppressor protein of mitochondrial histone mutant), which yields MATAVTVSPTLGNAQATRKQSSWSNLLVGAAMNLFQVTSLGQPMEVLKTHVAANRGDSLRTAISKTWSRGGAPAFYQGLIPWAWIECSTKGSILFLTSNEVEYYSKPLLGASPAIAGTLGGIAGGAAQAYLTMGMTTCMKTVEVTRPKTLQPGVRVPGTIEIFIGILRKEGIRGVNRGVNAVALRQISGWASRIGIARFAEGQIRAMHSKPAEAKLSVWEKIGASTVGGALSCWNQPFESLASGKDVSSKPTMASAARRILANSGPLGFFRGIVPRIVVAAWATICMVGFGDMAKKYVRGLTA from the exons ATGGCGACCGCAGTCACAGTATCACCGACACTTGGAAATGCCCAAGCGACACGCAAACAGAGCTCATGGAGCAATCTGCTAGTCGGGGCGGCCATGAACCTCTTCCAAG TAACTTCCCTGGGTCAACCAATGGAGGTCCTGAAAACACAT GTTGCAGCTAATAGAGGCGATAGTCTGCGCACTGCGATCAGCAAAACATGGTCTCGTGGGGGCGCCCCAGCCTTCTATCAAGGGCTCATTCCCTGG GCATGGATTGAGTGCTCAACGAAAGGGTCAATCCTATTCTTGACCTCGAATGAAGTAGAGTACTATTCAAAACCACTACTCGGTGCGAGTCCGGCCATTGCGGGGACATTGGGCGGCATTGCCGGTGGTGCTGCTCAGGCATACTTGACCATGG GCATGACAACTTGCATGAAGACTGTCGAAGTGACACGGCCAAAAACCCTTCAGCCGGGAGTCCGGGTCCCGGGAACTATCGAGATCTTTATTGGCATCTTGCGCAAAGAAGGCATTCGCGGCGTCAATCGCGGCGTCAACGCGGTTGCTCTGCGGCAAATCAGTGGATGGGCATCTCGCATTGGAATTGCAAGGTTTGCCGAGGGTCAGATCCGCGCTATGCACTCAAAGCCAGCAGAAGCGAAGCTCAGCGTGTGGGAGAAGATTGGCGCGTCAACGGTCGGAGGAGCGCTGAGCTGCTGGAACCAGCCTTTTGAA TCACTGGCGTCGGGCAAAGATGTGTCGTCGAAGCCAACCATGGCATCTGCAGCTAGGCGCATCCTGGCCAACTCAGGCCCCTTGGGGTTCTTCCGAGGCATTGTTCCTCGCATTGTGGTAGCGGCATGGGCTACTATTTGTATGGTTGGGTTTGGTGACATGGCCAAGAAGTATGTCCGAGGTCTGACTGCTTGA
- a CDS encoding Aconitate hydratase, mitochondrial produces MLRASRTRAGSAVRSFATVNRARGQAPLSRFEPDHSVDYIGFLDKLPRLRKILDRPLTYAEKVLLAHLDEGHEGKVIRGSTPLKLRPRRIACQDATAQMAIIQFMTAGLDKTAVPTTVHCDHLIVGRDGSQKDLAGALTSHGEVYEFMSSACQRYNMGFWKPNAGIIHQIVLENYAYPGGMLIGTDSHTPNAGGMGMIAVGVGGADAVDVMSGLPLEITAPSVVGVKLTGQLSGWASPKDVISKVAGILGVKGGTGNIIEYFGPGATTISASGMASITNMGAETGATTSLFPYSDAMSAYLRATRRPELAEAVQVAKHELRADEGAEYDRIIEIDLSTLEPRINGPFTPDLSTPISKFGQAARENQWPEKLTAGLIGSCTNSSFEDLSRAASLAQQALDAGLKPKMPLLLSPGSEQTNQTLKREGVIDVFERLGSKVLSNACGPCCGSWDRTEMKKGTPNSILASYNRNFTGRLDGNPATHTFLSSPEMVMAKVFSDDLGFDPVRDSLVTESGDEFRFQPPRGDALPADVYENADHVYEAPSTDAQFRQTVTVQISPDSQRLQRLAPFRPWSGKDFHECPILIKTAGKCTTDHITTAGPWMRFRGHLENISNNTLIGAVNADNNQVNKVVNQITGEQGGVPDTARDYQQRGLPWVVVADHNYGEGSSREHAALQPRYLGGVAIIARSFARIHEANLKKQGMLALTFADDTAYDRIKASDRVSIVGLADLAPGQTVRLNITSKDGKSWDTEANHTFTQEQVEYFRAGSALNVMASRLSDRSSPSASS; encoded by the exons ATGTTGAGGGCTAGTCGAACACGTGCAGGCTCCGCCGTCCGATCTTTCGCCACGGTGAACCGGGCCAGAGGGCAAGCACCGCTGAGTCGATTCGAGCCTGACCACAGCGTTGACTACATTGGGTTTTTGGACAAACTTCCTCGCCTACGCAAAAT TCTTGACCGGCCTCTCACGTATGCTGAGAAGGTTCTCCTTGCACACCTTGATGAGGGCCATGAGGGCAAAGTAATCCGGGGCTCAACCCCACTGAAACTGAGGCCCCGGCGAATTGCTTGCCAAGATGCCACAGCGCAAATGGCAATCATTCAGTTCATGACTGCCGGCCTAGACAAGACAGCGGTACCCACCACAGTGCACTGCGACCATCTGATCGTAGGCCGAGATGGCAGCCAGAAGGACCTTGCTGGTGCACTTACCAGTCATGGTGAGGTCTACGAGTTCATGTCAAGTGCCTGCCAGCGCTACAATATGGGATTCTGGAAGCCAAATGCGGGCATTATCCATCAGATTGTGTTGGAGAACTATGCATACCCTGGTGGCATGTTGATTGGCACTGACTCTCACACGCCAAATGCCGGAGGCATGGGCATGATTGCAGTCGGTGTCGGCGGTGCGGACGCAGTCGATGTCATGTCTGGGCTTCCCCTGGAGATCACAGCCCCCAGCGTGGTCGGCGTGAAACTGACGGGACAGTTGAGTGGTTGGGCTAGCCCAAAAG ATGTTATAAGCAAAGTAGCAGGGATTCTGGGGGTTAAAGGCGGTACTGGCAACATCATCGAGTACTTTGGCCCTGGTGCGACCACGATATCAGCCTCAGGGATGGCTTCCATCACGAATATGGGCGCCGAAACCGGAGCAACAACCTCACTATTCCCCTATTCTGACGCCATGTCTGCCTATTTGCGGGCGACTCGCCGGCCAGAGCTGGCTGAAGCTGTACAGGTAGCCAAGCACGAGCTTCGAGCAGACGAGGGTGCAGAGTACGACCGCATCATCGAGATTGATTTGTCTACGCTGGAGCCTCGCATCAATGGGCCCTTTACACCAGATTTATCGACGCCAATCTCCAAGTTTGGCCAAGCTGCGCGGGAGAATCAGTGGCCGGAGAAGCTCACAGCAGGACTTATCGGGTCTTGCACAAATTCCTCGTTTGAGGACCTGTCCCGCGCCGCTAGCTTGGCCCAGCAAGCTCTAGACGCGGGATTGAAGCCCAAAATGCCGTTGCTCCTCTCCCCCGGAAGTGAGCAAACTAATCAGACACTGAAACGCGAAGGCGTCATCGATGTCTTTGAGCGCCTGGGAAGCAAGGTCTTATCTAACGCTTGTGGCCCATGCTGCGGGTCTTGGGATAGAACCGAGATGAAAAAG GGTACTCCAAACTCCATCCTAGCATCATACAACAGAAACTTTACGGGACGTCTAGACGGAAACCCTGCTACCCATACattcctctcctcccccgaGATGGTCATGGCCAAGGTCTTCTCTGACGACCTCGGCTTCGATCCGGTCAGAGATAGCCTTGTAACGGAATCAGGTGACGAATTCCGTTTTCAACCTCCCAGGGGCGACGCACTACCAGCAGATGTGTATGAGAATGCGGACCACGTCTATGAGGCGCCTTCGACCGATGCCCAGTTCCGACAGACCGTGACTGTCCAGATATCACCAGACTCTCAGCGCCTGCAGAGGCTAGCGCCGTTCCGCCCCTGGTCTGGAAAAGACTTCCATGAGTGTCCCATCCTGATCAAGACGGCAGGCAAATGCACGACGGATCACATCACCACGGCTGGCCCGTGGATGCGTTTCCGTGGCCACCTCGAGAACATCTCCAACAACACTCTTATTGGAGCCGTCAACGCAGATAACAACCAGGTCAACAAGGTTGTCAACCAAATTACGGGAGAGCAGGGGGGTGTTCCTGACACAGCGCGAGACTATCAACAGCGAGGACTTCCCTGGGTTGTAGTGGCTGATCACAATTACGGCGAGGGCTCCTCGCGTGAGCACGCGGCTCTACAACCGCGATACCTCGGTGgtgtcgccatcatcgccagGTCATTTGCCCGCATCCATGAGGCCAACCTCAAGAAGCAGGGCATGCTGGCGCTGACTTTTGCCGATGACACTGCATACGACAGAATCAAGGCTTCTGATCGTGTCAGCATTGTTGGATTGGCAGACTTGGCACCTGGTCAGACCGTGAGGTTGAACATAACCTCAAAGGATGGGAAGAGCTGGGATACGGAGGCGAACCATACGTTTACTCAGGAACAAGTCGAGTATTTCAGGGCCGGAAGTGCGCTAAACGTCATGGCTAGTCGGCTGTCGGACAGATCCTCCCCGTCGGCCTCTTCGTAA